The proteins below are encoded in one region of Caldisalinibacter kiritimatiensis:
- a CDS encoding transposase, whose product MYIRQMSLISFEEIMEFQQETKLEMILSQIDVSKIANKLRKSSNSKGPKGYEPTTMIYALIAMQVEKIQTIKDLVLNLKQNPILRYYCGFEVLGKVPSESTFSRFLDKLCETDELEKIFHELVLHAKELNIIHGEHVSIDSIKLDSYEAAKP is encoded by the coding sequence GAAATTATGGAATTTCAACAAGAAACTAAATTAGAAATGATTTTATCTCAAATTGACGTTTCTAAGATAGCTAATAAACTTAGAAAATCTAGTAATTCAAAAGGCCCGAAGGGCTATGAGCCAACAACAATGATATATGCTCTAATTGCTATGCAAGTTGAAAAAATACAAACTATTAAAGATTTAGTTCTTAATCTAAAACAAAATCCAATCCTTAGATATTATTGTGGTTTTGAAGTGCTTGGAAAAGTACCTTCTGAATCTACATTTAGTAGATTTTTAGATAAATTATGTGAAACAGATGAACTTGAAAAAATTTTCCACGAGTTAGTACTTCACGCTAAAGAACTAAATATTATTCATGGTGAACATGTATCTATTGACTCAATAAAATTAGATTCTTATGAGGCTGCTAAGCCTA